One window of Metopolophium dirhodum isolate CAU chromosome 3, ASM1992520v1, whole genome shotgun sequence genomic DNA carries:
- the LOC132940734 gene encoding mediator of RNA polymerase II transcription subunit 13 isoform X1 — translation MTHSSHQTNGASLEDCHTNFFALTDLCGIKWRKFVHCSAGPEGPPDWGGGPGGGTNACGSVLEDPVLSSYTRCLTHDMLAVWRRVSLPPANSQQTSLDPLVPAPPTPIPALPPALSLKASKELWIFWYGEEPDLTGLVSPQLLLNEGDNGSWESGLSYECRSLLFKALHNLIERCLMSREFIRLGKWFVQPYSSSEKLDNSSASHLSFSFAFFVHGESTVCASIDVRQHSVVRTLSKEHLAQASSQPQNGTNIQVMLAPFGLAGTLTGHVYKNMDAETSRMMDEWSHFYPAVNNNGPNELSPAVEVLVGGVKMRYPSCYVLVTDLDDSTAELYKNQNNNQTTPQQQQQQQPPQLHQQPQQQIPKQQLFATKHQHHPDTIIYALDNAVASIPERAWQDCVLGPLHTEQNPPSRPESPTLGQWHLSDPLQKLTCSCTRCRKMSSKHQTQPIGTPFHRRTPLPDIFVTQQPPPDANNATLRSTRLCPTDSPCGLDSVPPLPSVPTPPSAGQPAPLSIPPPMLSPHDEKIPITPLSVDFQPKSVSSVSNQVFSPYPSSAPASQEPVKSGRESNSGTPAPPSNTVSIPATTPTATTPVPMQTQSSSAYITLKRPQLSSKDYEANLVEEEIMPSKLLYDYSCIDAWLYHPVKKFKPIVPKQEPITRINNVTDNPASPPQVYIRRDTSVPILPVEPSEISINNFSSFEELRNNALRFKGGHSDPYEFDEESGACSSNNIMMSNDYKLNTSMAVMKNEDIKKEYDPGLMNGNRCTNDSMRELDHMFDNSDDLSSDEAVAALQMQTPPGSNKPDDCLGGGLTTLLVRPPRGSGGGSGGGVLRPEELVKMFPTPPSLEHNPIASPCPDIDLLPPRTYQTNSYMGSPQHDHIDDWSYVYKPPAIAKMVGSSKYAPLTNLPSQNLPPLIVPSNCVYKPSSFVYHASSQPQQIQHHPPQPEKPNQIVPPPASSANNNLLPNMNRNNHYHHPIMMSPSPHSTPWPGGGNQYHRPPQQQIQQHQQVPPPPYSPALSQHHNINVVPTNMSPPVPEANSIVVNVLLTDSLLNVFRDHNFDSCTLCVCNAGPKVVGNIKGTDAAVYLTHTLTPNGYSSQYQQHHMSVGIPGDEDGIRCSCGFSAVVNRRLSHKSGLFPEDEAEITGLIEDIPARVDDNSMNPDVLELVREQCAAVIYSSCSSLVRAAAKFPINHPPQTAAVNMLEFTDTNQVALLALEQGRLAKLEGGMNNHWQVEHHRWPGHHQQSLPPLNNNSPPVHRWAYSQAPGPRSSRQLIRVMRTLQPLLQEAIQRRSVTSRLWEPYTVTGPLTWRQFHRLAGRGTDDRCEPQPIPPILVGHDKDWVAVAPLALHYWDKLLLEPFSYSRDVAYIVVSPDNEFILQRTRAFFKELSAAYEINRLGRHCPITKVLRDGILRVGKSAAAKLAKEPVDEWFSMLGENHQSSMLKLYAQVCRHYLAPQLSQFSMDKTLLDPPEGSIPRPPPSPMPPPASLTPNSVESPVSSNERAPTPKSDGLDDSSSGSQADKSFNSNGDNSHCEEDDGEVPAIVIYLVEPFSIGKDSSNLARIACHGLLRCYNTVLATLPEAIRSNISVQLISLESVLELGRSSDHLKMSDNMRTLALSVFSQCRRYLTHTANIKALTGFGTAAMTELFLKNKDVRIFKIFSWKIVLYLNVSCVLLQEKSRAAYKAYTPPFILASYRNNKTGRTDSGIAGDNGGGDSLSNLGGSNGTGSPSGTDQQCSVLYASYCISEDQRWILATATDEQGILLETATINIYVPNNRRRKSPARRVGLQKLMDFILGVMSQSVTPWRLVVGRVGRIGHGELKGWSWLLSRKALMKASRHLKESCGQCSLLYQKSDVPSVVSACLVSLEPDSSLRLMTDQFTPDERFSQASVACQLSTPRDVSATHILVFPTSATTQSSQTAFQEQQINGPELGDDELFSAFNEEDMQSMEGMGDFNDIFSTWNDSDAVGNTSLGLPSSGVSGVLGGPSSNVIGGVMGSGSLGGSIGMSRGSMGTRGDCSSQPGSPPSSQPCSPYTCGSSSYRNGGSCIDGHEEVGALLQQPLALGYLVSTAPTGRMPTWFWASCAPDIEKCSPAFLKSALHMHTVQLPNNADPAAADLLHPTSAVSAHPLDSQYTTDVLRYVLEGYNALSWLSLDSNTHDRMSCLPIHMQVLMQLYHTMNALI, via the exons actgACTTATGCGGCATAAAATGGCGTAAGTTTGTACATTGTTCAGCTGGTCCAGAAGGACCTCCTGACTGGGGAGGTGGTCCTGGTGGCGGAACCAATGCCTGTGGCTCGGTGCTTGAGGATCCTGTGTTATCTAGTTATACAAGATGTTTAACACATGATATGTTGGCTGTATGGCGACGTGTTTCATTACCGCCTGCCAATTCTCAACAGACATCACTTGATCCCTTGGTTCCTGCACCACCAACACCCATACCAGCTCTTCCACCAGCACTTTCTTTGAAAGCATCGAAAGAGTTGTGGATATTTTGGTATGGTGAAGAACCAGATCTGACCGGACTTGTTTCTCCTCAACTTTTACTCAATg aagGTGATAATGGATCATGGGAAAGTGGTCTATCTTATGAATGTCGTTCACTTTTATTTAAGGCActtcataatttaattgaaag ATGTTTAATGTCAAGAGAATTTATTCGATTAGGGAAATGGTTTGTACAACCTTATTCATCTTCAGAGAAGTTAGATAATTCGAG tgcGAGTCATTTGTcattttcttttgcattttttgtcCACGGAGAAAGTACCGTTTGTGCTAGCATCGATGTACGGCAACATTCTGTAGTACGAACTTTATCAAAAGAACACTTAGCACAAGCGTCTTCTCAACCTCAAAATGGAACAAATATtcaag TAATGCTTGCACCATTTGGCCTTGCTGGTACATTAACTGGccatgtatataaaaatatggacGCTGAAACTAGCCGTATGATGGATGAATGGAGTCATTTTTATCCAGCTGTTAATAATAATGGACCTAATGAATTATCTCCTGCAGTAGAAGTTTTAGTTG GTGGTGTAAAAATGAGATATCCATCATGTTATGTTTTGGTAACTGATTTAGATGACAGTACTGCTGAGTTGTATAAAAATCagaataataatcaaacaactcctcaacagcaacagcaacaacaaccaCCACAGCTGCATCAACAACCACAGCaacaaa tacctAAACAACAATTGTTTGCGACTAAGCATCAACACCATccagatacaataatatatgcttTGGATAATGCAGTGGCATCCATACCTGAACGAGCTTGGCAAGATTGTGTGCTAGGACCACTACACACAGAGCAGAACCCCCCATCCAGACCTGAATCACCAACTTTAGGTCAATGGCACTTATCCGATCcattacaaaaattaacatGTTCCTGTACAAG GTGTAGAAAAATGAGTTCCAAGCACCAGACACAGCCAATCGGCACACCATTCCATAGACGCACTCCCCTCCCTGATATTTTCGTCACTCAGCAGCCGCCACCCGATGCAAACAATGCCACCCTCAG gtctACACGTCTTTGTCCTACAGATAGTCCTTGTGGGCTGGATTCTGTACCACCTTTGCCTTCAGTGCCAACCCCTCCATCAGCTGGACAACCAGCACCACTTTCAATTCCTCCTCCAATGCTTAGTCCACATGATGAAAAAATTCCTATTACACCTCTTTCAGTTGACTTTCAGCCTAAATCTGTATCATCTGTCTCCAACCAAGTATTTTCACCTTATCCTTCATCGGCTCCTGCTAGTCAGGAACCTGTAAAATCTGGACGAGAAAGTAACTCAGGCACACCTGCACCACCTAGTAATACTGTAAGCATCCCAGCAACAACTCCAACTGCAACAACGCCGGTTCCAATGCAAACACAAAGTTCAAGTGCTTATATTACGTTAAAACGACCACAGCTCTCATCTAAAGATTATGAAGCAAATTTGGTCGAAGAAGAAATAATGCCGTCTAAACTTTTATATGATTATTCTTGTATTGATGCTTGGTTATATCATCCAGTAAAGAAGTTTAAGCCAATTGTACCTAAACAAGAACCAATCACGAGAATAAATAATGTGACAGATAATCCAGCATCCCCTCCACAAGTATACATTAGAAGAGATACTAGTGTACCTATTCTtcca GTTGAACCATctgaaatttcaataaataattttagcagCTTTGAAGAATTAAGAAATAATGCTCTTAGATTTAAAGGTGGTCATTCAGATCCTTATGAATTTGATGAGGAGAGTGGAGCTTGTtctagcaataatattatgatgtctaATGATTATAAACTTAATACTTCTATGGCTGTGATGAag aacgaAGATATCAAAAAAGAATATGATCCTGGGTTAATGAATGGTAATAGGTGTACGAATGATAGTATGCGGGAACTTGATCATATGTTTGACAATTCTGATGATTTATCTAGTGATGAAGCTGTGGCTGCT ttACAAATGCAAACACCTCCTGGCTCAAATAAACCAGATGATTGTCTTGGAGGAGGGTTGACAACACTTTTAGTGCGACCGCCAAGAGGTAGTGGTGGTGGCAGTGGCGGTGGTGTGTTAAGGCCTGAAGAATTAGTTAAAATGTTTCCAACTCCTCCATCGTTAGAACACAATCCTATAGCATCTCCGTGTCCTGACATAGATCTACTTCCACCTCGTACTTACCAAACAAATTCTtacatgggaagtcctcaacATGATCACATAGAT GATTGGTCGTATGTGTACAAACCTCCAGCCATAGCAAAAATGGTTGGCTCTTCAAAATACGCACCTCTCACAAATCTTCCGAGCCAAAATCTACCCCCGTTAATAGTACCTTCCAATTGTGTTTATAAGCCTTCCTCTTTTGTTTACCACGCCTCGTCACAACCTCAACAAATACAACATCATCCACCACAGCCTGAAAAACCAAATCA gatTGTACCTCCTCCGGCATCTTCCgctaataacaatttattgccAAATATGAATCGCaataatcattatcatcatcCAATTATGATGAGTCCATCACCTCATAGTACACCATGGCCTGGAGGAGGAAATCAATACCATCGACCACCACAACAACAAATACAACAACATCAACAAGTGCCTCCTCCACCATATAGTCCTGCACTTTCACAGCATCACAATATAAATGTTGTACCGACAAATATGTCTCCACCTGTACCTGAAGCTAACTCAATTGTTGTGAATGTTTTGTTAACTGACTCACTACTAAATGTCTTCCGAGATCATAATTTTGACAGTTGCACATTGTGTGTATGTAATGCTGGTCCAAAAGTGGTCGGTAATATTAAAGGTACAGATGCAGCTGTTTATCTCACTCATACTTTAACTCCTAACGGATACTCATCTCAGTATCAACAGCATCATATGTCTGTTGGAATACCTG gtgATGAGGACGGAATCCGTTGCAGTTGTGGTTTCAGTGCTGTTGTGAACCGCAGATTATCTCATAAATCAGGATTGTTTCCAGAAGATGAAGCTGAAATAACTGGACTTATTGAAGATATCCCTGCACGTGTTGATGATAACTCCATGAACCCAGATGTTTTAGAACTAGTTAGGGAACAATGTGCTGCTGTAATCTATAGTTCGTGTAGTTCTCTAGTACGGGCAGCAGCAAAGTTTCCTATAAACCATCCTCCACAAACTGCAGCTGTCAATATGTTGGAATTTACTGATACTAATCAAGTAGCTTTACTAGCTCTAGAACAAGGGAGATTGGCTAAG ctGGAAGGTGGAATGAATAATCATTGGCAAGTTGAACATCATCGTTGGCCTGGTCATCACCAACAGTCATTACCGccattgaataataattctcCCCCTGTGCATAGATGGGCTTACAGTCAAGCACCAGGACCTCGTAGCAGTAGGCAGCTTATAAGAGTTATGAGGACATTACAACCACTTTTACAAGAAGCTATTCAAAGAAGAAGTGTAACTTCCCGGTTATGGGAACCCTACACTGTCACCGGACCATTAACTTGGCGACAATTCCATCGGTTAGCTGGTCGAGGTACCGATGATAGATGTGAACCACAGCCAATCCCTCCGATTCTTGTTGGACATGACAAAGATTGGGTAGCTGTTGCTCCTTTAGCACTTCATTATTGGGATAAATTGTTACTAGAACCATTTTCATATTCACGTGATGTTGCATACATAGTTGTTAGTCcagataatgaatttattttacaaagaaCAAGAGCGTTTTTCAAAGAATTAAGTGCCGCTTATGAAATCAATCGATTAGGTCGCCATTGTCCAATTACTAAAGTATTACGAGATGGTATTCTTAGAGTTGGCAAATCAGCTGCTGCGAAATTAGCTAAAGAACCTGTAGACGAATGGTTCTCGATGTTGGGTGAAAATCATCAATCATccatgttaaaattatatgccCAAGTTTGTCGTCATTATTTGGCTCCACAACTCTCTCAATTTTCTATGGATAAAACTTTATTGGATCCACCAGAAGGTAGTATTCCAAGACCTCCGCCTTCTCCAATGCCACCACCAGCATCACTGACACCTAACTCTGTGGAATCGCCTGTTTCATCTAATGAGCGTGCACCCACTCCTAAGAGTGATGGGTTAGATGATTCCTCTAGTGGTTCACAGGCTGATAAAAGTTTTAATAGTAATGGCGATAATAGTCACTGTGAAGAGGATGATGGTGAAGTACCAGCCATTGTTATTTATCTTGTTGAACCATTTTCAATTGGCAAGGATAGTAGTAACCTTGCTAGGATTGCTTGCCATGGACTTTTACGATGTTATAATACAGTTTTGGCTACACTTCCAGAAGCTATACGATCAAATATTTCAGTAcag TTAATATCTTTAGAAAGTGTTTTGGAACTCGGTCGATCCTCAGACCATCTTAAAATGAGTGATAATATGAGAACCTTAGCCCTGTCAGTCTTCAGTCAATGTAGGCGGTACTTAACTCACACTGCTAACATCAAAGCATTAACTGGATTTGGCACAGCAGCCATGACTGAattgttcttaaaaaataaagatgttcgtatatttaaaattttcagttGGAAAATAGTTTTGTACTTAAATGTTTCATGTGTTTTGTTACAGGAAAAAAGCCGAGCAGCATATAAGGCATATACTCCCCCTTTTATTTTAGCtagttatagaaataataaaactggTCGAACAGATAGTGGAATAGCTGGCGATAATGGTGGTGGTGATTCATTATCAAACCTTGGTGGATCCAATGGGACTGGTTCTCCTTCAGGTACCGATCAACAATGTTCCGTGCTTTATGCCAGTTATTGTATATCAGAAGATCAAAGGTGGATATTAGCTACAGCAACTGATGAACAGGGAATTCTATTAGAAACTgctacaattaatatatatgtaccaaACAA TAGGCGAAGAAAATCTCCAGCCCGAAGAGTTGGTTTACAAAAGTTAATGGATTTCATCTTAGGTGTAATGAGTCAAAGTGTAACTCCTTGGCGGTTAGTTGTAGGTCGAGTAGGAAGAATTGGCCACGGAGAACTTAAAg GTTGGTCGTGGTTATTGAGTCGTAAAGCATTGATGAAAGCATCGCGTCACTTAAAAGAATCTTGTGGCCAATGCAGTCTGTTGTACCAAAAATCTGATGTACCTTCTGTAGTCAGCGCTTGCTTAGTTTCCTTGGAACCTGATTCTTCATTAAGACTGATGACAGACCAATTCACACCCGATGAACGCTTTAGCCAAGCATCTGTTGCTTGTCAACTCTCTACACCGCGTGATGTTTCAGCAACTCATATACTAGTTTTCCCAACATCAGCTACAACAcag TCCTCACAAACTGCGTTCCAAGAACAACAAATTAATGGTCCTGAACTTGGTGATGATGAATTATTCAGTGCATTTAATGAAGAAGATATGCAAAGTATGGAGGGCATGGGTGATTTCAACGACATATTTAGCACATGGAATGATTCGGACGCTGTAGGAAATACGAGCTTGGGGCTTCCTAGTAGTGGTGTTTCCGGGGTTTTAGGTGGTCCTAGTAGTAATGTTATAGGAGGCGTTATGGGTTCTGGATCATTAGGTGGTTCCATAGGAATGAGTCGAGGGTCAATGGGGACCAGAGGAGACTGTTCTTCTCAACCTGGTAGCCCACCGTCTTCACAACCTTGTAGTCCTTATACTTGTGGATCTTCTTCATACAGa AATGGTGGTAGTTGTATTGATGGCCATGAAGAAGTGGGAGCATTACTCCAACAACCACTGGCTTTAGGATATCTAGTATCTACAGCACCAACTGGACGTATGCCTACATGGTTTTGGGCGTCATGTGCACCTGACATAGAGAAATGCAGTCCTGCATTCCTTAAAAGTGCATTGCACATGCATACTGTGCAATTACCTAATAATGCTGATCCGGCAGCTGCAGATCTCCTTCATCCGACATCTGCAGTTTCAGCACATCCACTAGATTCTCAATATACCACAGACGTCCTAAG gTATGTCTTGGAGGGTTACAATGCATTATCATGGTTATCATTGGACTCAAACACTCATGACCGGATGTCTTGCTTGCCAATACACATGCAAGTACTAATGCAGCTTTACCACACTATGAATGCTCTTATATGA